The window CTCCGTTGTCGGCGGTGTCCTGCTGTCTCACGATGACGAGATCTCCGTCCAGGATTCCGGCTTCGATCATACTATCCCCGCGCACCTTCAACATGAACAACCTTCCTTGCTCGCCGAAATCCTTTGGCAGGGGAAAGTAGTCTTCGATGTTCTCGACCGCCAGTATCGGCTGCCCCGCCGTTACGCGCCCCACTACAGGGACAGCATGGGCGGCGCCACGGCGGATCCCTCCTGACCCCGGAAGAACCTCGATGGCCCTCGGCTTGGTGGGGTCCCTTCGTATGTATCCTTTCTTCTCGAGTTGTGAGAGATGCCCGTGAACCGTGGACGTCGACCTTAGGCCCACCGCATGACCGATCTCCCGGACCGACGGCGGGTACCCGTGAAGGTCCGTCTGCTTCGTGATGAAGTCGAGGATCTGCTGCTGACGATGGGAAATCGAGAGAGACTTCTTGCGCGGCATCCTCCAAAACACCTCGCTCCGGGGTCTATAGCTTCTCTGATTGGCCTATCGGATTCTCCGAGTCAGATTATACC is drawn from Bacillota bacterium and contains these coding sequences:
- the lexA gene encoding transcriptional repressor LexA, which gives rise to MPRKKSLSISHRQQQILDFITKQTDLHGYPPSVREIGHAVGLRSTSTVHGHLSQLEKKGYIRRDPTKPRAIEVLPGSGGIRRGAAHAVPVVGRVTAGQPILAVENIEDYFPLPKDFGEQGRLFMLKVRGDSMIEAGILDGDLVIVRQQDTADNGDIVVALLEDEATVKRFFREPGRIRLQPENRFMDPIMVRDVVILGKVVGLVRRLH